A section of the Diabrotica virgifera virgifera chromosome 8, PGI_DIABVI_V3a genome encodes:
- the LOC114331809 gene encoding nucleolar protein 12, which translates to MRSKNSKNTSRKPKNRQNKIHLVFDESKRKEFLTGFHKRKLQRKKEAKEKFEKDLKEERKRIKSEAKESYKKLVQSHKPIPELEDLLSEKYEDDDVTVKVLELSTNDIAKQNNWIGANQPKYTESDEDVNDSEDETKSDNEIPGMELKRKPVLSKKKQEVLKKFESEKDVRKLLKKQATKNVKKSKVFQMKNRMERQKQKKKSMQLKKERLKVREKKGKGRKGKGRRGTDKD; encoded by the exons ATGAGAtcaaaaaattcgaaaaatactTCAAGAAAACCCAAAAATCGTCAAAATAAAATCCATTTAGTTTTCGATGAAAGTAAAAGGAA gGAATTTCTAACTGGTTTCCACAAAAGAAAGTTACAGCGTAAAAAGGAAGCTAAAGAGAAATTTGAAAAAGACCTTAAAGAAGAAAGAAAACGAATCAAATCAGAGGCAAAAGAATCATACAAAAAGCTAGTTCAATCACATAAACCAATTCCAGAATTAGAAGATCTACTGAGTGAAAAATACGAAGATGATGACGTCACAGTAAAAGTATTAGAGCTCTCAACAAACGACATAGCCAAACAGAATAACTGGATAGGTGCCAACCAGCCCAAGTACACAGAATCAGATGAAGATGTTAATGACTCTGAAGATGAAACAAAATCAGACAATGAAATTCCAGGAATGGAATTAAAGAGAAAACCAGTACTCAGTAAAAAGAAACAAGAAGTTCTCAAAAAGTTTGAATCTGAAAAGGATGTTAGAAAACTGTTGAAAAAGCAGGCAACGAAGAATGTTAAGAAAAGCAAAGTGTTTCAAATGAAGAATAGAATGGAGAGGCAAAAGCAGAAGAAGAAGTCAatgcaattaaaaaaagaaaggtTAAAAGTTCGGGAAAAAAAGGGAAAAGGGAGGAAAGGCAAAGGAAGGCGGGGTACAGATAAAGACTAA
- the LOC114331804 gene encoding endonuclease III-like protein 1: MKANRIHILNNFVNSIIMKRTKTTRASSKILKQEETESEIKTIPKVDLSAFKKVPKSKLMNNVKLEEVGENSEQCKEEETLERDIKADPDKELSPKREHIKIEYDEVGNGSGVKKNKRMPENWEQVLANLKEMRKHSDAPVDSMGCDKCHDENAPPNVMRYQQLLALMLSSQTKDQITHAAMKRLIDHGCTVENILGTADEKLGELIYPVSFWRNKVKYIKKTSDILQKEYDCDIPDTVEKLCKLPGVGPKMAHICMETAWDKVTGIGVDTHVHRISNRLRWVNTNTPEDTRKALEDWLPQELWSEVNLLLVGFGQQICGAVKPQCSTCLNKELCPFGKKYIKGEAKTKKTKSKK; the protein is encoded by the exons atGAAAGCTAATCGTATACATATACTCAACAACTTTGTAAATTCTATAATAATGAAACGAACCAAAACTACAAGAGCTAGTAGTAAAATCCTTAAACAAGAGGAAACTGAATCAGAAATTAAAACGATCCCCAAAGTAGATTTATCAGCATTTAAAAAGGTGCCTAAATCCAAATTAATGAATAATGTAAAACTAGAAGAAGTTGGAGAAAATTCAGAACAATGTAAAGAGGAAGAAACTCTTGAAAGAGATATTAAAGCAGACCCCGACAAAGAACTAAGTCCTAAAAGAGAGCACATTAAAATAGAGTACGATGAAGTAGGCAATGGATCTGGAGTAAAAAAGAACAAAAGGATGCCTGAGAACTGGGAACAAGTTCTGGCAAATTTGAAAGAAATGAGGAAACATTCAGATGCCCCTGTAGATTCCATGGGATGTGATAAGTGTCATGACGAAAATGCACCACCAAAC GTCATGAGGTATCAACAACTTCTTGCACTGATGTTAAGTAGTCAAACGAAAGATCAAATCACCCATGCTGCTATGAAGAGACTGATAGATCATGGTTGTACTGTTGAAAACATATTAGGTACAGCAGACGAGAAATTGGGAGAACTAATCTATCCAGTCAGCTTTTGGAGA AATAAAGTGaaatatatcaaaaaaaccaGTGATATACTACAGAAAGAATATGATTGCGACATTCCAGATACAGTAGAAAAATTGTGCAAGTTACCAGGAGTAGGACCTAAAATGGCACATATTTGTATGGAAACAGCTTGGGATAAAGTGACAGGAATAG GTGTTGACACCCACGTTCACAGGATATCAAATCGTCTAAGATGGGTGAATACCAATACTCCCGAAGATACGAGGAAGGCTTTAGAAGATTGGCTACCGCAGGAATTATGGAGCGAGGTAAATCTCCTACTCGTTGGTTTTGGGCAGCAGATTTGCGGAGCTGTGAAGCCCCAGTGTTCGACTTGTTTAAATAAGGAACTTTGTCCTTTTGGTAAGAAGTATATCAAAGGAGAAGCAAAAACTAAGAAGACCAAAAGTAAAAAATGA